The Arachis ipaensis cultivar K30076 chromosome B03, Araip1.1, whole genome shotgun sequence region TTAGAAGCTGGCTTCGGAGGGCCTTCTCTAATCTAATAGGGGAAAATCCTTCTATTTCCGTCAAATGACCCGGCCGACTAGGGGAACTTAGCCAAAGGATTACAATTCACTTTTTCAAGGTACCTTATTTAGCCGGTTAGTTAAGAACTTTTAACGGAGAGTTGGAATGCATCGAAGAAGAAGCGAAAAAGATATCTGAAATGGACATAAAATTACGATTTTTAAGGATATGAAGAATTCGAATTCGAATGCGAAATTGGAAAAGGTTGTTGAAGAGTTGAAGAGTGTGAGTGAAACGCGACCTATAATACTTACACGGTACAAATCAAATCCGACGAGAATTGAATACAAGCAGAATCTTAGGTAAATAATAGTTGACAATGTTGGATTTTTACTTTTTATCATTGTCTCTGTTTGAGATGTTCCTTTCTTTTAAATATTTGACATTAGTCCTATATTCCTCTTTATTTTTTGAGGTTGAAGAATTGAAACTTCTCTGGCAAATCATCCGAATAATTTCTTTTAAGTTTATTgggtttaattatttattatttaaggcATTTTTTTTAAGATTACAATTATCTTTTTTGAGATACTAGTTGATTTGTTTTGTGAGTGAAATTTACATCTGAAATATCTctacatgatttttttttaatttattgaagGATTAATTTTTTTATCCTCAGGATTTAATTTTGCACTTGTTTCTAGTAAAGAAGATGCACTAAACTTATTATCATCTAAAGTACACAAACAagaatttggattctctaaattttaaatttgtactttagagggtaaagtgtgatcttctattcttgaatggtttctctctcatatttattcttggtttcaccgataaaataaataattaagagatcacactttattctctaaagtaaaatttaaattttagagaatccaaatcccaAAAACAATtgtcaaaaaagaagaaaaaaaacgcCAGGATTCATAAATGaggagaaaaacaattgaagagttCTAATTGATAGCATGATAGTAATTATGCCACATCAGTAATTTGATTGTTGattcatataaaaaataagtCAAAAGGGAAGAGAAGGGCGGTGGAGGAACCAGTGGACAAGGCCACTCTTCAGAAGCAGAGACACATGATCAAGAGTCTGCTGCTAGGTTCAGGGAACGCAAACAGGTACTTACCCCCTTTTCcaacattttttttaatagagtttcttttgttatatattttgatttaatgTTTTGAAAAATGGAGATTCTTATGTGGTAAGTGATGTTCACTTTTGCTGGGAATTTCACTATTGGGGCTATAATTGTTGAGTTGAAAGGAACAGGAACTGAATTAAAATTGAGTTTTTTCAATCTTATCTCTATAGCTTTAAATTACTTGTTGCAGCTTCTTGAGTTCGTCATTCCAATATCCAGTTGTGAAAATTGGTACAGAAGATCAATCTTTTATTGACTCTGTTATGGTGATGTGAAAATTGGTGATTGGATTTAGATCTAATTGATTATTGAATACCCATGAGCTATCAACAGTGAGTAGAATAAATTCAAACtttgtaaaaataaaaaagtttatgAAAATGCCCAAAGGCTTTTTATTGTGTTTTGTTTCCATTTTTTGCTTTAAACTAGTGGTATACTATGTTGAATATTTGCCCGAAGGCTTTTTTATTGTGTTTTCTTTTATGCTTGTTCCAGGATCTTGGTAATTCGGGAGGTGGGAAGTCTAGCTACAATTTGATTTCAAACAGTTATAAGGTGATGCATGAAGTTCAACAACCTGGTACCAGAAAAAAGTCAGCAAGATAGAAGTGATTGTTTCTCAAGTACAAATGCTAGTGCTCTCTACAAGCCTTTTGCAGCTTCATCTACAGGGATGAAGAGACTGTCTCCATATGGTAATTCTGTTGTTGATGCTTATCCTAAAAAGATGAGGGCTGTTATAAATAAGGGTGAGTATGAAAGATCCAAAGTGGTTCCGACAGCCCAAAAGGTAGATGTTATTGCTTACCCACAAAATAAAATGGGTGAAAAATGCATGTATGATTCCATTATTAATGGTACCAACCAATATTGTGAAACATGGATGAAACCTCCCCATGTTACAACACGTTATTTTGAAAGAATTGCGGAGCCAGATTATTCTTGTAATGATCTGAGTTCTGTTGGCAGTTGTAGTGTGATAGGTAGTAGTACAAGTAGAAGTTCCAGTAATATGTTAGCAGGTTCTTGCTATGATGAAGATACCCTTTCTAGTGACGCAGAGTCTTTAAATGTTGGAGATTTGGATAAAGGGTGTCCAATTTCTCCTGAGGAGGATGTAGCAGAAGGAATTCATAGGGTAGAGTTGCATGCCTATCACACTACTCTAGAGGCAATATATGCTTCTGGTTCTTTAAGTTGGGAACAATAAGAGTTATTGACTAATCTTCGTATATCACTACATATTTCTAATGATGAACATTTGATGGGGATAAAGAACTTAGCTTCAGTTGGTCAGAATTTTTAGATATTCATACAAGGGATGTCATGTTAGAATATTTACTGTTTAAATGTACAACATTAGATCCTGATTGTTAATCTTTCTGTATTAATAATAATCATTATGAGTATATCAAATTATGGAGCCAACCGTTTTGTATTTTTGTGGGTGTTTTGATGTTCTTGTTATTGTTTTCAACATTAAAAATTGTGGATTTCCTCAATTGCTATGATTTGTCCCCTTCAACTGTTCATTTACTTCCTGTTCTCTTGTATATTATTTCATTGCGAAACAATTGTTAATGACTTGAGACCTTGAAAACTTAGTTAAAGCTTGTAATTGCACAACTTCAAGTCTATAGTTATGCTTAATTTGGATTGGAACATGTTAGATTTTCAGTAGTTGCAATAATACTAATTGTGTATGTTattgtttcctttagtttttggAATTGGATCTGAGCTTGTAATTTGAGATGATTTCCAATCTCACCATTTTGGTGGTTTTAAATGTTGAAGACACTGTGTATGTGTGTTTTGCAGCTCTTGTCCAGTTACTAAAATTCCAGGAACATCTGCTCTTCAAATTGCACTCTGATGGAAAATTCCAGTTGAGACAAGGCTTGCAACACTTCTGATGGAAAATAAGGAGTTTTCAAAAGCTTTGACTTTACTCTCCAGCTTGGTCAAAGGCAAAAGCTGCACTCACAGCAGCAAGAACAGCTGCAAATGCTATTTATGTGTTTTCTCTTGTATATTATTAATTCCCTAACATGTATTGTTTTCTCATACCAACTTCACTTTTAGCTGCCATTTGTATATTTCTTCACTTTATATTAATGTTTTCATACAAAGTTTGCTCCGTTTGCTCTTTCTTTTCGAAACTTCCCATATTTTTGTTCATTGCTTGGTGTCTTGGAATTATAATGTGAACTAGAGATTAGTTTTGGAAACAAAACAAATCTTTTAGCGGGATGGACGGAACCCTGTTTGCATTGATACCTATTAAAAGATCCCAGAAACCATTTTTTAAAACACCTAAAATTCCTTTCTGTTTCATCCACTTAGGTTGGGTCCTATTAGTCCACCctttaatttttcattaaatATTTTGTAATAGTAAAAAATGTAAAAATTGGTCAACCTGATAACATCAAAATAGCAATGCTCATAGGAATAATTTTAAGGATTATGtaaactaatttttattttattttatttttatcaattccAGGTTACAAATTTATAATTTtcaataaaatgaataaaatttgaactttgttgttgttttaatGCATTTGAGGATTTGCCTTGATATCTGTTAAAAGAGTAGGAATGAATGatcaagaaagagagagaaagaaagagaaagaaagagagagaaagagaggctgTGATCAAATGTCATTCTCAATTGTCTAAGAATGTAAAACATGTTTTATGATATTTTCTTTAGAGAGGAATAAAGAAAACAAGTATCTTAGGAAGAAAACAGGTATCTTAGATAAAAACCAAGAAACACAAACTGGTTGAATTGTGATGTTAGTATATCTTCCCAATTTGCACCTCTAAGCTAGAAATCATAAGCTTTTTGTAAAACTTTAAATTCTGTATACTTTGTCttacttttattaatataaaatataaatgatATAAGATAAAGAAAACTGCTTCTAAAGCTTCTCTCCACCCTTCTATCTTTCCATTTATTTCCTCTTCCACTTATCTAATATgaccatagttgtcagaaccgaaccggtgatcgaaccggtcaggcTACTGGGTCACTGGGTCAACCGGTGGGTTACTGGTTGAATCGGTTAATccggtcctatgtaaataaaaaataaaatatagttaaaaaattagaattaaaaatttaaaatacatatttttactaacattttaaaaatatctagctATTCTAAACAATATGAAACAGGaacaataagtattttgttaattttactctatcataaatatttttattttgtttttatattaaaataagtattatttttgaattttaataatgtattaattaatttatatctattatactattatatactacaagtatttattgaaaaataatattaatagatattatataattataaaaaaataagtgNNNNNNNNNNNNNNNNNNNNNNNNNTTAaggattttattaattaaatttaaaaaaaaattatgataaacataaaaaaataattattattattaaacttctatatatttataatttatattttatgtctATTAAAAAAGCTTAAAAAACTTGAGCTTACTAAAGACAGGTTCATCCAACTACTTTTTTTTGAGACGTGGAGATTAGTTTTATGCTTACCTGTTAACTCCTCATGTGATCTTGAACAAGTCCAACGACTTCTATTGTATTTCAAGGGTCAATCGGTCAATGATGAACGTAGTTGGATTAAAATACTAGTAACTCTTTCTCTTATTGTAATTTGCAAGTTATATTGTATCCCTAATTGGTAAGGGGCCACGTGTCACGTAGACTTTACCTCTCTTTGTCCCTATCGCTGATCTCGCCGTGTTGCCGATGCCGACAACTTCCCATGCACGCCACGTGTGCatcatttttctattttctacttTTTATTATTCTACTCATGCCACAAATATTCATCACTCAAATTATATTGTTTTATACTTTTGTCTTATATAATAATCTATCTACCATATATTCTCTTAACTTTATAGTTTATACATGCACCTAAAaactattaattaattattactaaTANNNNNNNNNNNNNNNNNNNNNNNNNNNNNNNNNNNNNNNNNNNNNNNNNNNNNNNNNNNNNNNNNNNNNNNNNNNNNNNNNNNNNNNNNNNNNNNNNNNNNNNNNNNNNNNNNNNNNNNNNNNNNNNNNNNNNNNNNNNNNNNNNNNNNNNNNNNNNNNNNNNNNNNNNNNNNNNGTGAGGATAAATattctaataataattatatgataTGAAATGATATGCTTTGCTTTCTTCGTCGGGCATTAGCAGCTTAATCTGCTTCATCTTCGCATTCGACCGTTTCCTGTTATCTCTCTCTGTCTTTACGTTTACTTTAATAGACTTTAATCTCATTCATTCATCTCTCAACGCATCGAAACATCTCAGTAAGCATAAAACTTACATCCTCTTGATTCTATTCttcttgtttcttttttattattattgttttttactAATTACCAAGGTATTTTATTCTTACCAAGGTAtttgattctctctctctctcacatacTTTTTTTTTGTTCCCGAAATTTTGGTTGTAGTTGAGGAATGGTGAATGACTGAAGCTAAAAGTGAAGTTCTCGTGACATGAAATGGTAGTGGGAGTTGGTATTTAGATAGAGGAATCGCGATCTGGGACTGGGTAGGTTTAAAGATTCGAGCTTGGAACTTCGAACAAGATGGGTTTTTTTGGCACTATATTGGGGTTTTTCGGATTTGGTGTTGGGATCACCATTGGTCTTGTAGCTGGCTATTTTCTCTTCATTTACTTTCAACCCACTGATGTTAAGGTAATTCTTGTTACTGTGTGTAAGAATTCAAACGTGGCTCTTACAAGCATTGTCTTTCTTGTTAGCACTgaatgttttctttttatttcaaaCTGATATATGCTTTGGTGGGTTGGGGGGCAGGATCCTGAAATCAAGCCATTGGTGGAGCAAGACGCAGAAACCTTGCAGAAAATGTTTCCTGAGATTCCACTTTGGATTAAAAATCCAGACTTTGATAGGGTAAGAACCTATCTTTGACTAGTTTCATTTTGGTTGAACTATTTGGGGTTTAGGTTTTTATTGATGCAATGTTTCTTGTTTCTGTGTTTTTGCTGAAGATTGATTGGCTGAACAAGTTTATTGAATACATGTGGCCTTACCTTGACAAGGTATTTGCATTTTGAATAAGCTTTGACCCTTTTCCATTTTTGCTTTTTACCTTGGTTGTTTGTTTGTCTTAGTGTGGTAATTGTTCTCTTGTTTAGGCAATTTGCAAGACTGCGAAGAATATTGCAAAGCCCATAATTGCTGAGCAGATTCCGAAATACAAAATTGATTCTGTTGAGTTTGAAACTCTAACACTGGGATGCCTGCCCCCAACTTTTCAAGGTTAGTAGATCTAGATTCAAGATAAAAGATATAATACTTGATACATTCATGGGTAAGAATCTCCTAGTTTTGTCGTAAGATACTAAGGAACACAGAGTTTTTATTTTCGTTGGGGGATAAATGTGCAATTTATTAGTTATAATCTTCTTCAATGTATCATATATTGAGAGTTATGCATATGCATTTCCCAAAGAGATTCTCTTTTTGATTTCACTTATTATTTTGTGGGCAGTTTGTAAATTATCATAGGCTTAGAAAGTATGATTTCTTCGTTTCCATTTTGTTCATGTGATTGATTATGTCTTGGTAACTTATTTGTCATATGGTGTGAGTATACTAATTCTCCTTTGATAAATGCATAATTGCATATTGATACTTTTATAGGAATGAAAGTTTATGTGACTGATGAGAAGGAGTTGATTATGGAGCCTTCCATAAAGTGGGCTGGAAATCCTAATGTCACAATTGGTGTAAAGGCATTTGGATTCAAAGCAACCATTCAGGTagcttttgtgtgtgtgtgtgaaagaTATTGGTTCTTTTGAAGCTAAAAGTTCTGTTGTTCAGGTTGTTGATTTGCAAGTATTTCTCATACCTCGAATTACTTTGAAACCATTGGTTCCAAGCTTTCCTTGCTTTGCCAACATACATGTCTCTCTCATGGAAAAGGTTGGTGATTGATCAGTTTATAAGTATGCCCTCCAACTTTTTCAGCGTCCCTAATTTTATGTATGGTCTTAttctctcttttgttattttgtttttgttgtttgtTCCGGCAGCCACATGTTGACTTTGGGCTAAAGCTTTTGGGGGCTGATCTTATGTCCATTCCTGGTGCCTATAGGCTTGTTCAGGTATTAAGCTGatacctttttattttcttttaaattttagatcttttttctgttttgtcaaaaatattttattttttggctATTTTTAAGACTTGAACCCAAGACCTACTAGTTAAGTTATAAGCAACTTGTTGTTCCAACTGATTCCATTTTTATTACTCTTACACACATTATAAATTGTACATGATGAAGGTTATTTTAGGAAAGAAAATTTGTTCACCAAATCCCTTCCAATCCCAATTATATACGTAATAGATAATAGATTACCGTTTGAGGTCTGTAATTGCTTACATCAATATTCAACCCGGAATCAGAAGTGATGCTCAACTCAATATATAACTGGACCATTGTTTGCTTAAGTTGTTCTTAGTGTGAAATATGTTATATTATGAATGCATACCTTTCATTTCTGTATGCGCTATGTTGTGTTCACACTGTCTTGCTATAATGGAGGAGTTGCATAATATTAAGGTGAACAtgaaggaaaacaaaaataaatataggATAGAGGAGATATGAGGTTGAATGAAATCTGATCTTGTTAGATGTTACTTTACAGCTTGTGAGGGTAAATTAGTAGGATCTCATACAAGATCAAAGTGGTCCAGTGATGTCAATTGGCTGTTGTTACCATTTTCTCAATGCAGCAGCCTTTACTTTGTGCTTGTGCATCTAGAGAATTTCTTCTCTGCTAGAGTTGAAATTTCTTTGTCTTACGCTCACTGTATTTGTTATAGAGGTAGCATTTGATTGGAAGCATTTGTTGGATTAAAAGATTTTAATGGTTGTACGATTGTACCTTTCCATTATTTTGTTTTCGCTTCCCTTCTTTGTGAAGTGTGAACTTCCATATTGACAATGGAAATCAGGGGTGATTGAAAATCGGGGGTTAACTTTATGGCTTTTAAACTAATTTGAAGTCTGGTGTTTTCAGGAGATTATCAAAGATCAAGTTGCAAATATGTATCTGTGGCCCAAAACCCTTGATGTTCAAGTATTAGATCCATCAAAGTATGTTTCTGCATTTCTGTAAAATAATTTTGGTAATGTAATGATATATTATTGCTAACTAGTTTCTCCTTTTCTTGTAAATGTTGTTGGGAATCTTAGAGCCATGAGGAGACCTGTTGGGATTTTACATGTAAAGGTTGTGAGAGCAATCAAGTTAAGGAAGAAAGATCTTCTTGGTGCATCTGACCCTTATGTGAAGCTAAAGATCACTGATGATAAGGCGCCGTCGAAAAAGACTACTGTGAAGCACAAGAACTTGAATCCTGAATGGAACGAAGATTTTAATATTACTGTTAAAGATCCTGAGACCCAGGTTCTGGAAGTTGATGTTTTTGATTGGGAGCAGGTATTCCTCTCACACTCAAATTTTAAGTTTCATAACCTAGTTCCTTGCTATGCAATATGTAACGAATGTTGATTTTGTATCTTTGCATAGGTTGGGAAACATGACAAGATGGGTATCAATGTGATCCCTTTAAAAGAACTTTCCCCTGAAGAGCCAAAAGAATTCACTCTTGACCTCCTAAAAACTTTGGATCCGAACGACGTTCAGAATGAGAAATCACGTGGGCAGATTGTTTTGGAATTGACCTATAAACCTTTCAAGGAGGAGGACATAGGCAAGAGTTTTGACGAGACACAGACATTACCGAAAGCTCCTGAAAATACTCCTGCTGGTGGAGGTCTGCTTGTTGTCATAGTCCATGAAGCTCAAGATGTTGAAGGAAAGTACCATACTAATCCTCATGTTCGGCTTTTATTCAGAGGAGAGGAGAAAAAGACTAAGGTACATGATCCTAAGAGAAATACTTGCATTTTATCTTTTTCTACTGTATATGTGAAACAGCCGGTTAAACCTGGAAGATTGAATTTTTGTAGGCACCACCAATATGCTTCTGAAATTTTTACAAGGAAACAATGAACATAATATTTTAATCTAaccaatataattaaaataagaaccgAATTCAGTAGTATTGGCTGATATTTCATTAAATTTTCAATCTAGTGTTCCATAATGGCATAATGCAACTTATAGTTAtccaaaaatgaaaagaaaaaggtgCTCATGGGATTGGAATGGCACATTTGTGTTACCGATAATAACATGGTTAGTGCTACTGCAGCGTATCAAAAAGAACAGAGATCCAAGATGGGAAGATGAGTTCACATTTATGCTGGATCACCCTCCCACTCATGACAAATTGCATGTGGAGGTTGTTAGCA contains the following coding sequences:
- the LOC107628777 gene encoding uncharacterized protein LOC107628777 isoform X2, whose product is MKNSNSNAKLEKVVEELKSVSETRPIILTRYKSNPTRIEYKQNLREEKGGGGTSGQGHSSEAETHDQESAARFRERKQDLGNSGGGKSSYNLISNSYKVMHEVQQPGTRKKSAR
- the LOC107628777 gene encoding uncharacterized protein LOC107628777 isoform X3, whose translation is MKNSNSNAKLEKVVEELKSVSETRPIILTRYKSNPTRIEYKQNLREEKGGGGTSGQGHSSEAETHDQESAARFRERKQLLSSY
- the LOC107628777 gene encoding uncharacterized protein LOC107628777 isoform X1 — translated: MKFNNLVPEKSQQDRSDCFSSTNASALYKPFAASSTGMKRLSPYGNSVVDAYPKKMRAVINKGEYERSKVVPTAQKVDVIAYPQNKMGEKCMYDSIINGTNQYCETWMKPPHVTTRYFERIAEPDYSCNDLSSVGSCSVIGSSTSRSSSNMLAGSCYDEDTLSSDAESLNVGDLDKGCPISPEEDVAEGIHRVELHAYHTTLEAIYASGSLSWEQ
- the LOC107628776 gene encoding synaptotagmin-2, whose translation is MGFFGTILGFFGFGVGITIGLVAGYFLFIYFQPTDVKDPEIKPLVEQDAETLQKMFPEIPLWIKNPDFDRIDWLNKFIEYMWPYLDKAICKTAKNIAKPIIAEQIPKYKIDSVEFETLTLGCLPPTFQGMKVYVTDEKELIMEPSIKWAGNPNVTIGVKAFGFKATIQVVDLQVFLIPRITLKPLVPSFPCFANIHVSLMEKPHVDFGLKLLGADLMSIPGAYRLVQEIIKDQVANMYLWPKTLDVQVLDPSKAMRRPVGILHVKVVRAIKLRKKDLLGASDPYVKLKITDDKAPSKKTTVKHKNLNPEWNEDFNITVKDPETQVLEVDVFDWEQVGKHDKMGINVIPLKELSPEEPKEFTLDLLKTLDPNDVQNEKSRGQIVLELTYKPFKEEDIGKSFDETQTLPKAPENTPAGGGLLVVIVHEAQDVEGKYHTNPHVRLLFRGEEKKTKRIKKNRDPRWEDEFTFMLDHPPTHDKLHVEVVSTSARNLLHQKESLGYVEINLGDVVSNKRINEKFHLIDSKNGRIQIELQWRTS